From a single Nicotiana tomentosiformis chromosome 2, ASM39032v3, whole genome shotgun sequence genomic region:
- the LOC104118626 gene encoding uncharacterized protein, which translates to MAELLRERVDGSDRVVRRRKSLTERLGFSGPIACCGSTLCLRPASLSVVDDDDDGDESLQAPPEAAEAGRETPPEIESALVCLAHIPAGSGMNLAAALAAERNFRSARDTYDAVDTSPSQISGPGPNTSPLRLNNNGPVTGQETPFRMSLMRLLEETDGCDEKEEVKEGVGNDTMCCVCMGRKKGAAFIPCGHTYCRVCSRELWLNRGYCPLCNRSILEILDIY; encoded by the coding sequence ATGGCTGAATTGCTTAGAGAGAGAGTGGACGGCAGTGATCGTGTCGTGAGACGACGAAAGAGTCTAACTGAACGGTTAGGATTCTCCGGACCCATTGCATGTTGTGGGTCCACCTTGTGTCTCAGACCAGCTTCGTTAAGTGTggttgatgatgatgacgacggCGATGAATCGCTACAAGCACCACCGGAGGCGGCGGAAGCGGGCCGTGAAACACCGCCGGAAATAGAGTCAGCTTTGGTATGTTTGGCTCATATCCCGGCGGGTTCCGGAATGAACTTGGCGGCGGCATTAGCGGCGGAGCGTAACTTTAGATCGGCCCGAGATACATATGATGCAGTAGATACCAGCCCAAGTCAAATATCAGGCCCAGGCCCAAATACAAGCCCGTTGAGACTTAATAACAATGGGCCGGTAACTGGACAAGAAACACCATTTAGGATGTCGTTGATGAGATTATTAGAGGAAACGGACGGCTGCGATGAAAAGGAAGAGGTCAAAGAAGGAGTGGGAAATGATACGATGTGCTGCGTGTGCATGGGACGGAAAAAAGGAGCAGCGTTCATACCATGTGGACACACATATTGTAGGGTGTGTTCAAGAGAGCTTTGGTTAAATCGAGGGTATTGTCCCCTCTGCAATAGATCCATTCTTGAAATTCTCGACATTTACTGA